GAGCGGAACAGCACGTCGGGCTGCACCCCGCCGTAGATCGACACGTGCGGCCGGCGCACGTAGCAGCTCGTGGCCTGCTTGCGGTCGTCGCTCAGGTGCTCGGCCGACCACACGCTCAGGTACTTGGCCCGCTCCGCCGCGCCCTTGCCGTCGCTGTAGCGGCCGAAGCCGCCGAACAGGCCCGACAGCTCGTCGCGCACCACGAGCACGCCGCGCGGGTTGTCGACCAGCACGGCCAGCAGCTGCTCGGGCGTCACGTCTTGCAGGTGGTAGCGCACCAGCGGCGGGCGCTCGGGCCTGGCGCCCCGATCGGTGGTCTTGTTGCGGCGACGCTCGGCGTCGTGCCGCTCGCAATCCTCCCGGTGCTCGGCCAGCAGGCGTTCGTTCTCACGCACGGCGCGGGCGTCGCGGTCGCGCACCACGCGGAGCACCGGCGCCGCGGCGGGCGTCTTGCCGCTGCCGCTCGGCGCGACGAGCGCGCACCACAAGATCGACGGCTCGCACCAGTCGGGTTTGATCGCCACGCGGCGCGACGCCCCGATCGCCCCCGCCAGCGCCGCCAAGAGCGGCAGCGCGACCATCGACGGGTCGACCACCTGGCTGCGGGCGGTCGCGTCGACGAACTCGGCGAGCACGCCGCCGAGCGACTCGACCGGCAGCGGCCGCCAGGCGGGGGCGGACGGCTTGCGCGGGCCCTCGGCGTAGCGGGCCACGCTGCGGGCGATCGCCGCGACCTCCTGCTCATCGAGTGGCGGCCGGCAGCGCCGGGCGTTCTCCGCCACGAGCGCCGCCAGCAGCGCCGGCTCGCCGAGCCCCGCCCTGCGCAGCGAACCGGCCAGGCTGGCGAGCGCCGCGTTGCGCTGGCCCTCGGCCACGGGCGCGTTCGCGTCGCTGACACCGCCGGCCGATGGCTTGGCCGCAGCGTTGACGCCGGGCGTGGCCGTTGTCTTGGGGCGCGCCGTGAGCCGCTCCACCAGCCACCGCGGCGGCTCGGGCAACGCGCCGACGGCGACCGGCCCGCGTCCCTCGACCCAGCGGTACGGCTTGCCCGCCACGGCCGACGGCGCCGCCACCACGTAGCCGCCGGCCGCACGGGTGTCGACCATCTCGGCCAGCTTGCCCGCCGTGTTGCGCAGCCCCACGCCCGCGGGCGCCCGGAGCCACACGTGCCATCCGCCGCGCGGCGTGCGGACGGCCGGCGCGTCGCCCAGCAGCAGCTCGGCGCCCCCCTCGGTCGTCAGCCAGGGGTTGGTGGGTCCGTCGACGTCGACCACCAGCAGCCCCTCGGTCGCCACGCCGATGTTGTACGCCACCCCCTGCGACCACCACGCGGCGATCTGCTTCTCGTCGGTCGTCGCCTCGTGGAACCCACGCGCCACGGCCGGCGCCTTGCCGCCCGGCTTGCACGGGAACACCCGGTAGCCGAGCGACGCGTAGCGCAGCGCCGACTCGCGCAGCGTCTCGACACTCAGCGCAGAAAGGGTCGTGGTGCTCATGACGCCACCCCCTCGCCCGCGGGCGACTCCGCAGGCGCCATCGAATCGAGCCGAACCCCGTGCCGCCTCCGCAGCTCCTCAAGAGCGCGGCCCTCGGCCTCGTGGTCGTGGCGTCGGCGGGCTCCGATCAGCTCGGCCACCAGCCGCCCGACGGGCGTCGTGGCGATGCGGGTAGATTCGTTGGCCCCGTCCGGCCAATTCTCCGCTTTGGCGCCCTCGGCGCCGCGTGGTACGATCATCTGTGACTAGCCTCGCTCGGCGAGAAACGCGCCCGGCCCGCCATTTGGCGGTCGGGCGTTTTTTGTTGGAAAGCCGAGTCTGGAACGCACGGGAGTTGAACCCGTCGGGCATGGGTGACTAGCCTCGCCCGGCCACCGGGACGCGCCCCGTATGACTCGGCACGGAGTCTCGGGTCAGAACGCGTCTCGGTCAGATGCCGTCGCGGGCCAGCTCATCCTCGGCCCGCCGGATGGCCGACTCACGCCGCGGCGCCGTGGCCGTGGCGTCCGTCGCCCCGGGCGCGGCGGCCGCCGTGGTGGCGTCGCGGAAGTCGCGCAGCCAGCGGTGCGTCGTGAAACGCCGCCCGCCGACCACACAGGTTCGCAGCCGCACGCCCCGCACGCCGCGCAGCCGCCAGCGGTGCAGCGTGCTCAGGTGGGGCCGCCCCGGCAGCTCGGCCGCGGCCTGGGCCAGGGTGAGATAGCGGCAGCCATCGGGCTCGCCGCCGGCGGGAGAAAGGGTCGCGCTCATCGGTTCCTCGCAGCTCGGTGTGAAACGGAGTGTTTCTTGCTGCGAGTGATTGAACCAGAACACCTGGCCCAGTTTCGCCGGCTAGCTATTGGCCGGCGGTGGTGCTAAGCGTCGGGACTTAGCGGCTCGCAGCTTCAATCACGAGTGATTGATTGGTGCGAGTTTAGGGCTCGGAAGAGGCGCGTGGCGCAAACGCTAAGCGTTTGCAATAAGTATTCAAACGCTAAGCGTTTGCATCGGCGGCGGTCACCGTCTTGCGGGCGATCCATGACGCTGAGGGCAGATTGTCGATCTTGCGGGCGATTCCCGGAAACGTGCCCTCGACTAGCTGCCGAAGGATCAGCGTGGCGGCGTGCTTATCACCGCCGTGGGGATTCTCTTTGACGAGGCGTTTACGCTCAGCGACGACGAGGCGCCATTCGTCGTCAGAGAGCTTTGCGGTGTTCTTGCCGCCTTTTGGGCGGCCATTGATGAGAGCCCTGCCTGAAAAGCGCCGCTTCTCGATATAGGTCGAGCCGGAGCCGTTCAACTATGCGTCCGAGCCAGATAGCTGCGCTTGTGAGAGCAGGGGCTTCACGAAGCCGGGCTATCAGTTGCAATGCATGCCACGCATCGTTCTGACGTTGTTGCTCGTGCAACTCATCAAGATCGATCTCTTCAATAGGATCGTCCGGTATGATTGGCCCAATGCTGGACCAGAAGTTGTGAACGTACCATGCCGGCCCATCACCAAAATCAATGAAGACCCCTTGTTGTAGATTGCCCGGCCTATCGCCAGCAGCGAGCCGCTTGGCTACAGGTTTAGCTATTGGGATTATCTCGGCTTGATACCGATCAAGCTCTTCGCCGAATGTCTCATGGACCTCTTCGTGAATGATTTGCGAATCATCCCATGATTCGGGGAATAGCTCATGGCTACCAATTAAGTGCCGCCGCAAACCGGAATCGACCCATCCCTGGGTATCAATATCTTGATAGGTAATCCCACGGCGATTCTTGCTTGCCACTGCAACCCTCCACACCAGGCGGCCAGCCGACCACCGCGGGGGTTGCGCACGACGGCCGGCCGACTCTTGCGGGGGATCAACCCGCGACCCGGCTCGAACAAATGATTCAGAAAAAGCGCGCCGCCCCGCGCGCCGCCACGCCACAATCTAACCGATCGCCCGCGCCACCTCGAACCCTTTGGCCGTGTCGCGCTGGCCGTGTGTCAACGCGTCAGCGGATTCGCCCCGATCGCGGGACGCACGGGAATCGGCTGACGCGGCAGGAGCCAACAGCCGAAAACGTAGCGGCGTGGCTCCAGCGGTAGCTGGGTAGAGAGGGGTAAGACGCGGCACGGCAAGGTCTCCTCAGCGAGCCAAAACGGTAGACACCGTTTTGCGCTCCAGGGAAACGCCGCGCCGCCGACCGCCAACAAAAGCGATTGTTTCGGCGGGGTTTAGAGAAAGTCGGGCTGACAGGATTTGAACCTGCGACCTCTGCGTCCCGAACGCAGCGCTCTACCAAGCTGAGCCACAGCCCGTTACTCGAAGCTCCCCAAGGTACCAAAGCACTCCGGCGCCAACAAGGCGGACTCGCCGCCGGGTGGAGGGGCTCGGGCGGCGGGCCGTTTTGCGGCCCGGGGAGCATTCCGGGGTCTTGGAATGCGGTGTACATTGGGGGTTTGGAATACCGGCCGTGGCGGCGGCTGCTTCTCTTCCTCCCCCCAAACTCCCCCAGAAAAACGCTCCCGAGCGGCGGGCCCCACGGCGGCGCCACGCCGGGTTCGAATCATCTTGTACGCCTTTCTGACCATCCTGACCGGCCCGCGTGCGGGGGCCCACTTCTCGCTCGTGGGCGAGTCGGAAAACCTGCTGGGGCGCGGCAGCGATTGCCAGGTGACGGTCGCCGACCCGCTCTCGTCGCGTGTCCACGCCCGGTTGGTCCACGAGGGGGGCCAGTGGCTGATCCGCGACAACGCCAGCCGCAACGGCACCTACGTCAACGGGCAGAAAGCGCTCGAGGCGGCGCTCGAGGACGGGCACAAGATCCGCATCGGGTCGACCGAGTTCGAGTTCCACGAGTCGGAGGAGCCCCCCACGGCCGAGGGCGACGACCCGCAACTGACGCAGACGCTGGTGCAAGAGGCGGCGGTGCTCGAGGGGGGCATCCAAGAGTCGTCGCTCGACGGCATGCCGAACGCCGAGCAGGTCAAGGAGCTGATGCTGCTCTACCAGCTGAGCATCCGGCTGCTGGGTTGCCACGAGCCGGAGCGGGTGGTGCAGATCGCCCTGGAGCTGCTGCGCGACCGCACCGGGTCGGCGGTCGTCGGCTTCCTGTGGGTGACGGACGACGGCAAGCTGCGGCTGAAACGCGTGCTGCCGCCCGACGCGGCCGGGCGGGTGGTGCTCAACGAGTCGCTCACCGAGCTGGTGAGCCGGCAGGGGCACGCCGTGTGGGTGGCCAACCAAGAATCGCGTGAGGACGACAAGGACCCGTCGGCGAGCGACAGCGACATCGGCCGCTTCGCCGACGCCATCTGCGCGCCGCTGGTGGGCAAGACGGCCGACGGCGTGCGCGAGACGCACGGCGCGTTGCACGCCTATCTTGAGGACCGCCGGTTCCACCAGTCGGACTTCGATTTCGCGATCT
The Pseudobythopirellula maris DNA segment above includes these coding regions:
- a CDS encoding DUF3987 domain-containing protein, giving the protein MSTTTLSALSVETLRESALRYASLGYRVFPCKPGGKAPAVARGFHEATTDEKQIAAWWSQGVAYNIGVATEGLLVVDVDGPTNPWLTTEGGAELLLGDAPAVRTPRGGWHVWLRAPAGVGLRNTAGKLAEMVDTRAAGGYVVAAPSAVAGKPYRWVEGRGPVAVGALPEPPRWLVERLTARPKTTATPGVNAAAKPSAGGVSDANAPVAEGQRNAALASLAGSLRRAGLGEPALLAALVAENARRCRPPLDEQEVAAIARSVARYAEGPRKPSAPAWRPLPVESLGGVLAEFVDATARSQVVDPSMVALPLLAALAGAIGASRRVAIKPDWCEPSILWCALVAPSGSGKTPAAAPVLRVVRDRDARAVRENERLLAEHREDCERHDAERRRNKTTDRGARPERPPLVRYHLQDVTPEQLLAVLVDNPRGVLVVRDELSGLFGGFGRYSDGKGAAERAKYLSVWSAEHLSDDRKQATSCYVRRPHVSIYGGVQPDVLFRSLGDDDVAAGLPARFLFARPPERSRRWSDASTPHELSERVAGLFDRLYALPMGVDAEGDPAPVDLPLTGGARRRFRAWHDETHAPRVEGADGALRAALSKLPAYVGRLALVLRLARWAAEGDAAESDTHEGAGPAEIDGDSVDRAITLVEWFAHEASRVYSLRGESAGDRETRRLVEWIERRGGEAAPRDVQAGCRWLRTPGAAEGALTALAEEGLGEWRVERTATNARRVLRLSAASASTDSHEPRDLAESADADTPAERATNGAAPTDATECERCGSRSYRDTPIHDGRSVRRDCAQCGRTLGHPVWAP
- a CDS encoding DUF1580 domain-containing protein; translation: MSATLSPAGGEPDGCRYLTLAQAAAELPGRPHLSTLHRWRLRGVRGVRLRTCVVGGRRFTTHRWLRDFRDATTAAAAPGATDATATAPRRESAIRRAEDELARDGI